A genome region from Clostridium pasteurianum includes the following:
- a CDS encoding adenylate kinase, translating into MKIILLGPPGAGKGTQAKLISSEFSIPHISTGDIFRANISEKTELGMKAKGYMDKGLLVPDELTIDIVKDRISKNDCKGGFLLDGFPRTVKQAEALDKFLDSEKEKVDCALLIDVPTEKIFSRMTGRRVCTKCGASYHVKYNPPKIEGKCDLCGSPVVQRKDDSEDTVKERLDVYDRQTQPLIVYYKNKAVLKSVDGTQDIDKVFKDIKNVLGDM; encoded by the coding sequence ATGAAAATAATTTTATTAGGTCCTCCAGGTGCGGGAAAAGGAACTCAAGCGAAATTAATAAGTAGTGAATTTTCAATACCGCACATATCAACAGGTGATATATTTAGAGCTAATATAAGTGAGAAAACAGAACTTGGAATGAAGGCAAAAGGATATATGGATAAAGGCCTTCTTGTTCCAGATGAATTAACTATAGATATAGTAAAAGATAGAATATCTAAGAATGACTGCAAAGGCGGATTCTTATTGGATGGTTTTCCAAGAACGGTTAAGCAAGCAGAAGCACTTGATAAGTTTCTTGACAGCGAAAAGGAGAAAGTTGATTGTGCACTATTAATAGATGTTCCAACAGAAAAAATATTTAGCAGGATGACAGGAAGAAGAGTTTGCACTAAATGCGGAGCAAGTTATCATGTTAAATATAATCCTCCTAAGATAGAAGGAAAGTGTGATCTTTGTGGAAGTCCAGTAGTTCAACGAAAGGACGATTCAGAAGACACAGTTAAAGAAAGATTGGATGTTTATGATAGACAGACTCAGCCACTTATAGTATATTATAAAAATAAAGCAGTTCTCAAATCAGTAGATGGTACTCAGGACATAGATAAAGTTTTCAAAGATATAAAAAATGTCTTAGGAGATATGTAA
- the map gene encoding type I methionyl aminopeptidase: MIIIKNDTEIEYMRHAGKLVGETLNMLEEAVKPGVTTAELDKLAESFIRKHNAVPSFKGYGGFPASICTSVNEEVIHGIPSSNKVLHEGDILSVDCGAILNGYQGDAARTFPVGKISEDAAKLIKVTKESFFKGAEKAVVGNRLTDISHTVQEYVEGFGYGVVRDYVGHGIGKEMHEDPEVPNYGRAGRGPKLVHGMVLAIEPMVDIGTYRVKTQSNNWTVVTMDGSLAAHYENTVAILDNGPEILTLC, from the coding sequence ATGATTATTATTAAAAATGATACTGAAATTGAGTATATGAGGCATGCAGGTAAACTGGTTGGTGAAACACTTAATATGCTTGAAGAAGCTGTAAAGCCTGGTGTAACAACTGCGGAGCTTGATAAATTAGCTGAAAGTTTTATAAGAAAGCATAATGCAGTCCCTTCATTTAAAGGATATGGCGGTTTCCCAGCATCAATATGTACATCTGTAAATGAAGAAGTTATTCATGGTATACCATCCAGTAACAAGGTACTGCATGAAGGTGATATTTTAAGTGTAGATTGTGGTGCTATATTAAATGGATACCAAGGTGATGCTGCTAGAACTTTTCCAGTTGGAAAGATTTCAGAAGATGCTGCAAAACTTATTAAAGTAACCAAAGAGAGCTTTTTTAAGGGAGCAGAAAAAGCTGTAGTGGGAAACAGACTTACAGACATATCTCATACCGTTCAAGAATATGTTGAAGGTTTTGGTTATGGAGTTGTTAGAGACTATGTAGGTCATGGAATAGGCAAAGAAATGCATGAAGATCCAGAAGTTCCTAATTACGGTAGAGCAGGTAGAGGTCCAAAACTTGTTCATGGAATGGTATTAGCAATTGAACCAATGGTTGATATTGGAACTTATAGGGTAAAAACACAGAGTAATAATTGGACTGTAGTAACAATGGATGGTAGTTTAGCTGCTCACTATGAAAATACAGTTGCTATATTGGATAACGGACCTGAGATACTGACTTTGTGTTAA
- a CDS encoding KOW domain-containing protein, whose protein sequence is MNENYLGKVVYSKAGRDKDGCFIIVGVIDDKYVYISDGDLRKIEKPKKKKLKHLFITEIVCKDIMDKLKSNDAVCNSAIRKFLKSVCTSKEV, encoded by the coding sequence ATGAATGAAAATTATCTTGGTAAGGTAGTTTATTCAAAAGCCGGAAGAGATAAGGATGGTTGTTTTATAATTGTTGGAGTAATTGATGACAAATATGTGTATATTTCTGATGGTGATTTAAGAAAGATTGAAAAACCAAAGAAGAAAAAATTAAAACATCTTTTCATTACAGAAATTGTTTGTAAAGATATAATGGATAAACTTAAATCCAATGATGCTGTATGTAATTCAGCCATCAGAAAATTTCTTAAGTCAGTATGTACCAGTAAGGAGGTTTGA
- the infA gene encoding translation initiation factor IF-1 produces the protein MSKEDVIEMQGTVLESLPNAMFEVELESGQKILAHISGKLRMNFIRILPGDKVTVELSPYDLTRGRITWRAK, from the coding sequence ATGTCAAAAGAAGATGTAATTGAGATGCAGGGTACGGTTTTAGAATCTTTACCCAATGCTATGTTTGAAGTTGAACTTGAAAGTGGTCAAAAAATATTGGCTCATATTTCAGGTAAACTGAGAATGAATTTTATAAGAATATTGCCCGGAGATAAAGTAACAGTTGAGCTTTCACCATATGATTTGACTCGTGGAAGAATCACTTGGAGGGCAAAATAA
- the rpmJ gene encoding 50S ribosomal protein L36 translates to MKVRPSVKPMCEKCKVIKRKGKVMVICENPKHKQKQG, encoded by the coding sequence ATGAAAGTAAGACCATCAGTTAAGCCGATGTGCGAAAAATGTAAAGTCATAAAAAGAAAAGGTAAAGTAATGGTTATATGTGAAAATCCTAAACACAAACAAAAACAAGGTTGA
- the rpsM gene encoding 30S ribosomal protein S13 yields the protein MARIAGVDLPKEKRVEIGLTYIFGIGISKSRKILEATNVNLDTRVKDLTEEEVNAIRDYINKNLKIEGDLRREVALNIKRLVEIGCYRGIRHRRGLPVRGQKTKTNARTRKGPKKAIASKKKKVL from the coding sequence ATGGCAAGAATAGCCGGTGTTGATCTACCAAAGGAAAAAAGAGTAGAGATAGGTCTAACTTATATATTTGGAATAGGAATATCAAAGTCAAGAAAGATACTAGAAGCTACAAATGTTAATCTTGATACTAGAGTTAAAGATTTAACTGAAGAAGAAGTTAATGCAATAAGAGATTACATTAACAAGAACCTTAAAATCGAAGGTGACTTGAGAAGAGAAGTAGCATTAAATATAAAGAGATTAGTTGAAATAGGTTGCTATAGAGGAATAAGACATAGAAGAGGACTTCCAGTAAGAGGTCAAAAGACTAAGACAAATGCAAGAACAAGAAAAGGTCCAAAGAAAGCAATCGCTTCTAAGAAGAAAAAAGTATTATAA
- the rpsK gene encoding 30S ribosomal protein S11: MAVQKAKKTRRRKEKKNIEHGCAHIKSTFNNSIVTITDVKGNALSWSSAGGLGFKGSRKSTPYAAQMAAETAAKTAMEHGLKSVDVFVKGPGSGREAAIRSLQAAGLEVTLIKDVTPIPHNGCRPPKRRRV, encoded by the coding sequence ATGGCAGTACAAAAAGCTAAGAAAACTAGAAGAAGAAAAGAAAAAAAGAATATCGAGCACGGTTGTGCACATATTAAGTCAACTTTTAATAATTCTATAGTTACTATAACTGATGTTAAAGGAAATGCTTTATCATGGTCAAGTGCAGGTGGATTAGGTTTTAAAGGATCAAGAAAAAGTACTCCTTATGCCGCACAGATGGCAGCAGAAACAGCAGCAAAGACAGCTATGGAACATGGACTTAAAAGTGTTGATGTATTTGTAAAGGGACCAGGATCAGGCAGAGAAGCCGCAATAAGATCCTTACAGGCTGCAGGCTTAGAAGTTACATTAATAAAAGATGTTACTCCAATACCACATAATGGCTGCAGACCACCAAAGAGAAGAAGAGTCTGA
- the rpsD gene encoding 30S ribosomal protein S4, producing the protein MARYTGAVCRLCRREGLKLFLKGDRCYTDKCAFTRRGYAPGAHGQSRKKISNYGLQLREKQKAKRIYGVLEKQFRIYYKRAERIKGISGENLLKLLELRLDNVAYKLGYGSSRKEARQLVTHGHFLVNGKKVDIPSYTLKANDVFSVCEKSRGTEKFKTFAENPKTLPSWIEANYDNFEAKIVAEPNREDIDTPIKETLIVELYSK; encoded by the coding sequence ATGGCTAGATATACTGGAGCTGTATGCAGATTATGCAGAAGAGAAGGCTTGAAATTATTCCTTAAGGGTGATAGATGCTATACAGATAAATGTGCATTCACAAGAAGAGGATATGCACCAGGAGCACATGGACAGAGCAGAAAGAAGATTTCAAACTACGGATTACAATTAAGAGAAAAACAAAAAGCAAAGAGAATATATGGAGTTCTTGAAAAACAATTCAGAATATATTATAAGAGAGCTGAAAGAATTAAGGGAATATCAGGTGAGAACCTACTTAAACTTTTAGAACTAAGACTTGATAATGTAGCTTATAAGCTAGGCTATGGTAGTTCAAGAAAAGAAGCAAGACAATTAGTTACTCATGGACATTTTCTTGTTAATGGAAAGAAAGTTGATATACCTTCTTATACATTAAAAGCTAATGATGTATTTTCTGTTTGTGAAAAAAGCAGAGGAACTGAGAAATTTAAGACTTTTGCAGAAAATCCAAAGACTTTACCATCATGGATTGAAGCAAACTATGATAATTTTGAAGCAAAAATAGTTGCAGAACCAAATAGAGAGGATATAGACACTCCAATTAAAGAGACATTGATCGTTGAGTTATATAGTAAATAA
- a CDS encoding DNA-directed RNA polymerase subunit alpha — translation MLEIEKPKIECVESTEDGSYGRFVVEPLERGYGTTLGNSLRRILLSSLPGVAANSVKIEGVLHEFSTVKGVKEDVTELILNIKALCLKMEGDDPRIIYIDAQGPGEVTGADIRTDGSVEVINKDLHIATLDADGKLYMEIEVSRGRGYVTQNRNKRDDMPIGTIAVDSIYSPIKRVNFTIENTRVAQITDYDKLTIEVWGNGTIRPEEAISLAAKILIEHFKLFMTLTDHADDVEIMVEKEEDKKEKVLEMTIEELDLSVRSYNCLKRAGINTVQELTQRSMEDMMKVRNLGRKSLEEVEQKLKALGLSLKLNDE, via the coding sequence ATGTTAGAAATAGAAAAACCTAAAATAGAATGTGTTGAGTCTACAGAAGATGGTTCTTATGGAAGATTTGTTGTGGAACCACTTGAAAGAGGATATGGAACCACCCTTGGTAATTCATTAAGAAGAATACTTCTTTCATCATTACCTGGAGTTGCTGCCAACTCAGTAAAGATTGAAGGAGTACTTCATGAATTTTCGACTGTTAAAGGAGTAAAAGAAGATGTTACGGAGTTAATACTTAACATCAAAGCTTTATGTCTCAAAATGGAAGGTGACGATCCTAGGATAATTTATATAGATGCACAGGGACCTGGAGAGGTTACAGGTGCTGATATAAGAACTGATGGGTCTGTAGAAGTCATCAACAAAGATTTACATATAGCAACTCTCGATGCAGATGGAAAGTTATATATGGAAATTGAAGTTAGTAGAGGCAGAGGCTATGTCACTCAGAATAGAAATAAAAGGGATGACATGCCGATAGGCACAATAGCAGTTGATTCAATATATTCTCCAATCAAAAGGGTGAATTTCACTATTGAAAACACAAGAGTTGCTCAAATAACTGACTATGATAAGCTTACCATAGAAGTATGGGGAAATGGTACTATAAGACCAGAAGAAGCAATTAGTCTAGCAGCAAAAATACTTATAGAACATTTTAAATTATTTATGACTCTTACAGATCATGCAGATGATGTAGAGATAATGGTAGAAAAAGAAGAAGACAAGAAAGAAAAAGTACTTGAAATGACTATTGAAGAACTTGATCTTTCTGTTAGAAGTTATAACTGCTTGAAGAGAGCAGGAATAAATACAGTTCAGGAATTAACTCAAAGATCCATGGAAGATATGATGAAAGTCAGAAACCTTGGAAGAAAATCTTTAGAGGAAGTTGAACAGAAGCTTAAGGCTTTAGGATTATCATTAAAGTTAAATGATGAATAG
- the rplQ gene encoding 50S ribosomal protein L17, producing the protein MASGYRKLGRPTDQRKAMLRNLVTSFLKHGKIETTVTRAKETRSLAEKMITLAKRGDLHSRRQVLSFVTEETVVKKLFDEVAPKYNERNGGYTRMYKMGPRRGDGAEVVILELV; encoded by the coding sequence ATGGCATCAGGTTATCGTAAATTAGGTCGTCCTACTGATCAAAGAAAAGCAATGCTTAGAAATTTAGTTACTAGTTTTCTAAAGCATGGTAAAATAGAGACTACTGTAACAAGAGCAAAAGAAACTAGAAGTTTAGCAGAAAAAATGATTACTCTTGCAAAAAGAGGTGATTTACATTCTAGAAGACAGGTTCTTAGCTTTGTAACAGAAGAAACAGTAGTTAAGAAATTGTTTGATGAAGTCGCTCCAAAATACAACGAGAGAAACGGCGGATATACTAGAATGTATAAAATGGGACCTAGAAGAGGCGACGGAGCAGAAGTTGTTATATTAGAATTAGTATAA
- a CDS encoding energy-coupling factor transporter ATPase, with product MYNKMVECKNVVYQYEGEDETKNTIAVNDVTIDVNKGEFLVVLGRNGSGKSTLAKHLNALLVPSSGKVLVEGIDTSDEKNVWDIRTKTGMVFQNPDNQIVATIVEEDVAFGPENLGIEPSEIRKRVDDSLKNVGMYEYRRHEPHLLSGGQKQRVAIAGVLAMHPECIVFDESTAMLDPKGRAEVINTIIDLNKNSHITIILITHYMEEAINADRIVVMDKGKIIKTGIPREVFKDVKTMKEIGLDVPQMTELAYELKKSGINVKDDILTIDEMVNELCRLR from the coding sequence ATGTACAATAAAATGGTTGAGTGTAAAAATGTAGTATATCAGTATGAAGGTGAAGATGAAACCAAGAATACCATTGCAGTAAATGATGTTACAATTGATGTTAATAAGGGAGAGTTTCTAGTTGTTCTTGGTAGGAACGGATCAGGTAAGTCAACTCTTGCAAAACATCTAAATGCACTTTTAGTACCAAGTTCAGGTAAGGTATTAGTTGAGGGAATTGATACTTCAGATGAAAAAAATGTATGGGATATAAGAACTAAAACTGGAATGGTTTTTCAGAATCCAGATAATCAAATAGTTGCAACAATTGTTGAAGAAGATGTAGCTTTTGGACCAGAAAACTTAGGAATTGAACCATCAGAAATAAGAAAAAGAGTTGATGATTCACTTAAAAATGTTGGAATGTATGAATATAGGAGACATGAACCGCATTTATTGTCTGGGGGACAAAAACAGCGAGTTGCAATTGCTGGAGTTTTGGCTATGCATCCTGAATGTATTGTTTTCGATGAATCTACAGCTATGCTTGATCCAAAAGGAAGAGCTGAAGTAATTAATACTATAATTGATTTGAATAAGAATTCCCATATAACGATAATACTTATAACACACTATATGGAAGAAGCAATAAATGCGGATAGAATAGTGGTTATGGATAAGGGAAAAATAATTAAAACAGGTATTCCAAGAGAAGTGTTTAAGGATGTTAAGACAATGAAGGAAATAGGACTTGATGTTCCGCAGATGACAGAACTTGCATATGAACTCAAAAAAAGTGGTATCAATGTTAAAGATGATATACTTACAATAGATGAGATGGTGAATGAATTATGCCGATTAAGATAG
- a CDS encoding energy-coupling factor transporter ATPase encodes MPIKIENLTYIYMPGTPFEKKALDNINLTIDDGEFAVFIGHTGSGKSTLIQQINGLLKPTSGKIFIDNVDITDKSVKLNDIRKKVGLVFQYPEYQLFEETIEKDIAFGPTNMGLNSEEVMIRVKKAMKMVGLDYDIFKDKSPFELSGGQKRRVAIAGVIAMEPKVLILDEPTAGLDPKGRDDILFQIKKLQQEYNMTIILVSHSMEDVAKVADKIFVLYDSKCILSGSLEKVFNEVDTLEKVGLAVPKVTYLVRKLREKGFDISTNVFTVEEAKKEILRVLESAKK; translated from the coding sequence ATGCCGATTAAGATAGAAAATTTAACATATATTTATATGCCTGGAACACCCTTTGAAAAAAAGGCACTTGATAATATAAATCTTACAATAGATGATGGTGAATTTGCTGTATTTATAGGACATACAGGTTCAGGAAAATCAACGCTTATACAGCAGATTAATGGACTCTTAAAGCCAACTTCAGGAAAGATATTTATAGATAATGTTGATATAACAGATAAAAGTGTTAAATTGAATGATATAAGGAAAAAGGTTGGACTTGTATTTCAGTATCCAGAATATCAGCTTTTTGAAGAAACCATAGAAAAAGATATAGCTTTTGGTCCAACAAATATGGGCTTAAACAGTGAAGAAGTTATGATAAGGGTAAAAAAGGCAATGAAGATGGTTGGACTTGATTATGATATTTTCAAAGATAAGTCACCTTTTGAATTAAGTGGTGGTCAAAAAAGAAGAGTTGCCATTGCTGGTGTAATTGCTATGGAACCTAAGGTTTTAATATTAGATGAACCTACAGCAGGACTTGATCCTAAAGGTAGAGATGATATTTTATTTCAAATAAAGAAACTTCAACAGGAATATAATATGACAATAATTCTTGTTTCACACAGTATGGAGGATGTTGCTAAGGTAGCAGACAAAATCTTTGTTCTGTATGATTCTAAATGTATATTAAGTGGTTCATTAGAAAAAGTCTTCAATGAAGTAGATACTCTTGAAAAGGTTGGGCTAGCTGTTCCTAAAGTTACCTATCTTGTGAGAAAATTGAGAGAAAAAGGTTTTGACATATCCACAAATGTATTTACAGTTGAAGAGGCAAAAAAAGAAATTCTCAGAGTATTGGAGAGTGCTAAAAAATGA
- a CDS encoding energy-coupling factor transporter transmembrane component T family protein, with protein MIKDITIGQYIPGKSFIHKLDPRTKILMSLVYIIDLFIINQFKGYIFITVFTFLIIFVSKIQMKYIYRSLKPIVILIIFTGALNIFMTTGNAAPLFHWKFIHIYKEGLILAAFMSIRLIFLIIGTSMVTYTTSPIELTDGIEKLLKPFSKIGLPAHEFAMMMTIALRFIPTLIDETDKIMKAQMARGAELDSGNIIKKAKNLIPILVPLFISSFRRADELAMAMESRCYRGGEGRTRMKQLKFTSKDSVAVICNVILVAVSVFSNYV; from the coding sequence ATGATTAAGGATATAACAATAGGACAGTATATACCTGGAAAATCATTTATTCATAAACTGGATCCTAGAACTAAAATTTTAATGTCTTTGGTTTATATAATTGATTTGTTTATAATAAATCAATTCAAAGGATATATTTTTATAACTGTATTTACTTTTCTTATAATATTTGTATCTAAAATTCAAATGAAATACATTTATAGAAGTTTAAAGCCAATAGTAATACTTATAATATTTACTGGAGCATTGAATATTTTTATGACTACTGGGAATGCTGCGCCATTATTTCACTGGAAATTTATACATATATATAAAGAAGGCTTAATTTTAGCAGCATTTATGTCAATAAGATTAATATTTCTCATAATAGGTACTTCAATGGTAACATATACTACCTCACCAATTGAGCTTACAGATGGGATTGAGAAATTATTAAAACCATTTTCTAAAATAGGACTTCCAGCTCATGAATTTGCAATGATGATGACCATAGCACTTAGATTTATACCAACATTAATTGATGAGACGGATAAGATAATGAAAGCACAAATGGCAAGGGGTGCTGAGCTTGATTCTGGAAATATAATAAAGAAGGCTAAGAATCTTATACCAATACTTGTACCTTTATTTATAAGTTCGTTTAGGAGAGCAGATGAGCTTGCAATGGCAATGGAATCTAGATGCTATAGGGGTGGAGAAGGAAGGACAAGAATGAAGCAGCTAAAATTCACCTCGAAAGACTCAGTGGCTGTTATTTGTAATGTAATTCTTGTTGCGGTTTCAGTCTTTAGCAATTATGTATAG
- the truA gene encoding tRNA pseudouridine(38-40) synthase TruA — MKNVKLILEYDGTNYSGWQKQKNAIAIQQILEEKIEKITGEKIDLIGCSRTDSGVHAREYVCNFFTNTVIPSNRFFLVLNQKLPEDIVALNSEEVPLEFHSRFNSKGKIYSYTILNTMHRAVINRNYVYQYGYKINCELMREGAQYILGTHDFSSFKSKGSNAKTNIRTINEIKIVEDNNKIIFYVAGNGFLYNMVRIIVGTLLKVGEGKIEPSNIKDILESKDRTKAGRVVPARGLCLEKVIY; from the coding sequence ATGAAAAATGTTAAGTTAATATTAGAATATGATGGTACTAATTATAGTGGATGGCAGAAACAAAAAAATGCTATAGCAATTCAGCAGATACTTGAAGAAAAGATAGAAAAAATAACAGGAGAAAAAATTGATTTAATTGGATGCAGCAGAACTGATTCAGGGGTGCATGCAAGAGAATATGTATGCAATTTTTTTACGAATACTGTTATACCTTCTAATAGATTTTTTCTTGTACTTAATCAAAAATTACCTGAAGATATAGTAGCTTTAAATTCTGAAGAGGTACCTTTGGAATTTCATTCACGTTTTAATAGTAAGGGCAAAATTTACAGCTATACAATTTTAAATACGATGCACCGTGCAGTTATTAATAGAAATTATGTATATCAATATGGTTACAAAATAAATTGTGAGTTAATGAGAGAAGGGGCACAGTACATTTTAGGAACACACGATTTTTCATCATTTAAAAGCAAGGGTAGCAATGCAAAAACCAATATTAGAACTATTAATGAAATTAAAATAGTAGAGGACAATAATAAAATAATTTTTTACGTTGCCGGTAATGGTTTTTTATATAATATGGTAAGAATAATAGTAGGAACTCTTTTAAAGGTGGGAGAAGGCAAAATAGAGCCTTCAAACATAAAAGATATCCTAGAATCTAAGGACAGAACTAAGGCTGGGAGAGTTGTTCCAGCAAGAGGTTTGTGTTTGGAGAAAGTTATATATTAA
- the rplM gene encoding 50S ribosomal protein L13 produces the protein MKSYLAKANEVERKWYVVDVAEKPLGRAASQIASILRGKNKPIYTPNVDTGDYVIVLNTDKIVLTGKKADQKMFRHHTLYPGGLKEMTYKDAIAKKSDFVFYEAVRRMLPHGVLGRQMLKKLKVYKGEEHDHEAQKPETLELRY, from the coding sequence ATGAAATCGTACTTAGCGAAAGCAAATGAAGTTGAAAGAAAATGGTATGTTGTTGATGTTGCAGAGAAGCCATTAGGAAGAGCTGCAAGTCAAATAGCATCAATATTAAGAGGAAAAAACAAACCAATATACACTCCAAATGTTGATACTGGAGATTACGTAATAGTTTTAAATACAGATAAAATAGTTTTAACAGGAAAGAAAGCAGATCAGAAGATGTTTAGACATCATACATTGTATCCAGGTGGATTAAAAGAAATGACATATAAAGATGCAATTGCTAAAAAATCTGATTTTGTATTTTATGAAGCAGTTAGAAGAATGCTTCCTCACGGAGTGCTTGGAAGACAGATGCTTAAGAAATTAAAAGTATATAAAGGTGAAGAGCATGATCATGAAGCTCAAAAACCTGAAACTTTAGAATTAAGATATTAA
- the rpsI gene encoding 30S ribosomal protein S9 yields MAKVQYIGTGRRKEAVARVRLVPGDGKVTINKRSSEEYFGLETLRFIVNQPLNLTGTKGKFDVLVNVHGGGFTGQAGAIRHGISRALLKADETLKSELKKAGFLTRDPRMKERKKYGLKKARRAPQFSKR; encoded by the coding sequence ATGGCAAAAGTACAGTATATAGGAACAGGAAGAAGAAAAGAAGCAGTAGCGAGAGTTAGACTTGTACCAGGAGATGGTAAAGTTACAATAAATAAAAGAAGTTCAGAGGAATATTTCGGACTTGAAACTTTAAGATTTATAGTTAATCAACCTTTAAATCTTACAGGAACTAAAGGAAAATTTGATGTTTTAGTTAATGTACACGGTGGTGGATTTACAGGTCAAGCAGGAGCTATAAGACACGGTATATCAAGAGCTTTATTAAAAGCTGATGAAACATTAAAAAGTGAGCTTAAAAAGGCAGGTTTCTTAACAAGAGATCCAAGAATGAAGGAAAGAAAGAAATACGGTCTTAAAAAAGCAAGAAGAGCACCACAATTCTCAAAGAGATAG
- a CDS encoding DUF47 domain-containing protein, protein MFSLSPKDDKFFNLFIENSKTIYETSLLFRDYVNNPEDSENKLKVIKDMEHKGDHQQHNIINELNKTFITPFDREDIYSVATLMDNIIDYMESASSRFVMFDVHNTTEEAKLLADLVVKACKEIITLMTEFKDMNKSKKLQESVVNINKIEEDGDLNFRRAVRILFTEYTDPKDFLHVIKWREIYQYMERTIDSCELLANLIEGVAMKNA, encoded by the coding sequence ATGTTTAGTTTATCCCCAAAAGATGATAAGTTTTTCAACCTTTTTATTGAAAACTCGAAAACCATTTATGAAACTTCTTTATTATTTAGGGACTATGTGAATAATCCTGAAGATAGTGAAAACAAGCTCAAGGTTATAAAAGACATGGAGCACAAGGGTGATCATCAGCAGCATAATATTATAAATGAACTAAATAAAACATTTATAACGCCTTTTGACCGAGAAGATATTTACAGCGTTGCTACTCTTATGGATAACATTATTGATTATATGGAATCTGCAAGTAGTAGATTTGTAATGTTTGATGTTCACAATACTACTGAAGAAGCTAAACTTCTTGCAGACTTAGTAGTTAAAGCCTGCAAAGAAATTATAACTTTAATGACAGAATTTAAGGATATGAATAAAAGTAAGAAGCTTCAGGAAAGTGTAGTGAATATAAACAAAATAGAAGAGGATGGCGATTTGAATTTTAGGAGAGCTGTAAGGATTTTATTTACAGAATATACAGATCCTAAAGATTTTCTCCATGTAATAAAATGGAGAGAAATATATCAATACATGGAAAGAACTATAGATTCATGCGAATTATTAGCTAATCTTATAGAAGGAGTTGCTATGAAGAATGCTTAG